In Phragmites australis chromosome 17, lpPhrAust1.1, whole genome shotgun sequence, the following are encoded in one genomic region:
- the LOC133897506 gene encoding auxin-responsive protein SAUR76-like: MAKGGLSKLKCMIKRWHSSSRISRTPSGFSARSPDAAVGAGCGLEDSWSRGVAASAIVSAGGRGSASFHGADGVPPGLHPVYVGKSRRRYLIAADLVGHPLFQNLVDRSGGGVGGAGAGGTVVGCEVVLFEHLLWMLENADPQPESLDELVEYYAC, from the coding sequence ATGGCGAAAGGCGGTCTGAGCAAGCTCAAGTGCATGATCAAGCGGTGGCACTCGTCGAGCCGCATATCGCGCACGCCGTCGGGGTTCTCGGCGCGCTCGCCCGACGCCGCCGTCGGCGCCGGCTGCGGGTTGGAGGACTCGTGGAGTCGGGGCGTCGCGGCCTCGGCCATCGTCAGCGCCGGCGGCAGGGGGTCTGCGTCGTTCCACGGCGCCGATGGCGTGCCCCCGGGCCTCCACCCGGTGTACGTCGGCAAGTCGCGCCGCCGCTACCTCATCGCCGCGGACCTCGTCGGGCACCCTCTGTTCCAGAACCTAGTCGACCGCTCGGGGGGCGGCGTGGGCGGTGCAGGCGCTGGCGGCACCGTCGTCGGCTGCGAGGTCGTGTTGTTCGAGCACCTCCTCTGGATGCTCGAGAACGCCGATCCACAGCCGGAGTCGCTCGACGAGCTCGTCGAGTACTACGCGTGCTGA